A window of the Gossypium arboreum isolate Shixiya-1 chromosome 2, ASM2569848v2, whole genome shotgun sequence genome harbors these coding sequences:
- the LOC108485178 gene encoding uncharacterized protein LOC108485178, producing MSSTCPRCGLDRENLLHAMQDCPKAKVMLVHGGLNNNLLEGCYDQCVDWLEAVACTLDKKAFSDFITVLWNIWNSRNNKVFRDAEEEATVTWDRVAMLSRDFQIFNLMEKSMIPKPILEKAWKKPEQGVVKINFDASPIGRKLSFGLLARDHCGEECSHGMG from the coding sequence ATGAGCAGTACCTGTCCGAGATGTGGGCTGGATAGAGAGAACCTGCTTCATGCTATGCAAGATTGTCCTAAGGCTAAAGTGATGCTGGTTCATGGAGGCTTAAATAATAATCTGCTCGAAGGTTGCTATGATCAGTGTGTGGATTGGCTTGAGGCTGTAGCTTGTACGCTTGATAAGAAAGCCTTCTCTGACTTCATTACGGTGCTCTGGAATATTTGGAATAGCAGGAACAACAAAGTGTTTCGGGACGCGGAGGAGGAAGCTACAGTAACGTGGGATAGGGTTGCTATGTTAAGCAgggattttcaaatttttaatctcATGGAAAAGTCGATGATTCCTAAACCGATTTTGGAGAAGGCCTGGAAGAAACCAGAGCAGGGCGTggttaaaattaattttgatgctTCTCCGATTGGGAGAAAGTTGAGCTTTGGGCTTCTGGCGAGGGATCATTGTGGCGAAGAATGTTCACACGGAATGGGCTGA